The following are encoded in a window of Dioscorea cayenensis subsp. rotundata cultivar TDr96_F1 chromosome 16, TDr96_F1_v2_PseudoChromosome.rev07_lg8_w22 25.fasta, whole genome shotgun sequence genomic DNA:
- the LOC120279505 gene encoding uncharacterized protein LOC120279505, whose protein sequence is MEWNFTKTWLLDLSASASTSAPHQLLPPSPPTAPPASTVFASTNAASPSSVPTLAASSSSPPTPPPPSFASTNAFSGVKDIMADTIDGIDLNELGLNGERGGLTQENDSQQVVNEDDLATQDVQELAMSPKSRDGQQLAKIPFVGMEFEDEEEAFQYYLDYAKSRGFGVRKGMLAERIRDGERIREVTWIMQESDSMLAERIRDGSDNAKYAICNHVVVFGKNCIEDGEPYAMCSCKKFEREGVLCCHILKIF, encoded by the exons atggaatGGAACTTCACCAAAACCTGGCTCTTAGATCTCTCCGCAAGCGCCTCCACCAGTGCACCTCATCAACTACTCCCACCGTCTCCACCAACGGCTCCACCAGCATCCACTGTCTTCGCCTCCACCAACGCGGCCTCCCCGTCGTCTGTACCAACGCTAGCTGCCTCCTCCTCGTCTCCACCAACGCCTCCACCCCCATCTTTTGCCTCCACCAACGCCTTCTCCGGTGTCAAG GATATCATGGCCGATACCATTGATGGGATAGATTTGAATGAGCTCGGGTTAAATGGAGAACGTGGTGGTCTAACACAAGAGAATGATAGCCAACAAGTTGTAAATGAAGATGATTTGGCAACACAAGATGTTCAAGAATTGGCAATGAGTCCAAAGTCTAGAGATGGACAACAATTAGCAAAAATCCCATTTGTTGGTATGGAGTTTGAGGATGAGGAGGAAGCATTTCAATATTACTTGGATTATGCAAAGTCCAGAGGTTTTGGGGTAAGAAAAGGTATGCTTGCTGAACGCATTCGAGATGGTGAACGCATTCGAGAGGTCACGTGGATTATGCAAGAAAGTGATAGTATGCTTGCTGAACGCATTCGAGATGGGTCCGATAATGCTAAATATGCAATTTGCAATCATGTTGTTGTATTTGGCAAAAATTGTATTGAAGATGGGGAACCTTACGCTATGTGCTCGTGTAAGAAGTTTGAGAGAGAGGGCGTGTTGTGTTGCCacatattgaaaatattttaa